In one Aeromicrobium erythreum genomic region, the following are encoded:
- a CDS encoding DUF1416 domain-containing protein has translation MCGAVKGGPSLEGVDVANQAVIQGVVVRGDEPVGNAYVRLLDRTGEFTAEVPTSATGQFRFFAGPGEWTLRTLAPRAEAVDLAVAAAIGVVADVVVDIDRVPATA, from the coding sequence ATGTGCGGAGCCGTCAAGGGCGGACCGAGCCTCGAGGGCGTCGACGTCGCCAACCAGGCCGTCATCCAGGGTGTCGTCGTGCGCGGCGACGAGCCCGTGGGCAACGCGTACGTGCGGCTGCTCGACCGGACCGGTGAGTTCACGGCCGAGGTCCCGACCTCGGCGACCGGCCAGTTCCGGTTCTTCGCCGGCCCCGGCGAGTGGACGCTGCGCACGCTCGCGCCGCGCGCCGAGGCGGTCGACCTCGCCGTGGCCGCCGCGATCGGCGTCGTCGCCGACGTGGTCGTCGACATCGACCGGGTGCCCGCCACCGCCTGA
- a CDS encoding DUF4395 domain-containing protein, with the protein MARPTHVDPRGMRFAAALTSVVLAVALVVPTSVALVLLAVQGVVFAIGASGHLDKSPYAILFARLVRPRIGSPAEPEDARPPRFAQTVGLGFVVVALVGFGVGIPALGYVATAFALVAALLNAAVGFCLGCELYLLARRATASRAPA; encoded by the coding sequence ATGGCCCGTCCCACCCACGTCGACCCGCGCGGCATGCGCTTCGCGGCTGCCCTGACGTCCGTCGTCCTGGCCGTCGCGCTGGTCGTGCCGACCTCGGTCGCGCTGGTGCTGCTGGCCGTCCAGGGTGTCGTGTTCGCGATCGGCGCCAGCGGTCACCTCGACAAGTCGCCGTACGCGATCCTCTTCGCCCGCCTGGTGCGACCGAGGATCGGTTCGCCGGCCGAGCCGGAGGACGCGCGCCCCCCGCGGTTCGCGCAGACCGTCGGACTCGGCTTCGTCGTCGTCGCCCTCGTGGGCTTCGGCGTCGGCATCCCGGCACTCGGCTACGTCGCCACGGCGTTCGCGCTCGTGGCCGCCCTGCTCAACGCCGCCGTCGGCTTCTGCCTCGGCTGCGAGCTGTACCTGCTCGCGCGACGCGCCACCGCGTCGCGCGCGCCCGCCTGA
- a CDS encoding phenolic acid decarboxylase encodes MGTRTSIEHPAPEQDLDAIVGHRLIYTYANGWQYEMYVKNATTIDYRIHTGMVGGRWVKDQEVDLVGLGRGVFKVSWNEPTGTSVVVNIVPEDRVLHGTIFFPHWIELDGSRTVLFQNDHLDDMRRFRDEGPTYPVYVVPEFAHITLFEHVGTDDETVIDTAPGDLPPGFADRSN; translated from the coding sequence ATGGGAACCCGCACGAGCATCGAGCACCCTGCCCCCGAGCAGGACCTGGACGCGATCGTCGGCCACCGGCTCATCTACACGTACGCCAACGGCTGGCAGTACGAGATGTACGTCAAGAACGCCACGACGATCGACTACCGGATCCACACCGGCATGGTCGGGGGCCGTTGGGTGAAGGACCAGGAGGTCGACCTCGTCGGGCTGGGCCGCGGGGTCTTCAAGGTCTCGTGGAACGAGCCGACCGGCACCAGCGTCGTCGTGAACATCGTGCCCGAGGACCGCGTCCTGCACGGCACGATCTTCTTCCCGCACTGGATCGAGCTCGACGGATCCCGGACGGTCCTGTTCCAGAACGACCACCTCGACGACATGCGCCGGTTCCGCGACGAGGGGCCGACCTACCCCGTCTACGTCGTGCCGGAGTTCGCGCACATCACCCTCTTCGAGCACGTCGGCACCGACGACGAGACCGTCATCGACACCGCGCCCGGCGACCTGCCGCCCGGCTTCGCCGACCGGAGCAACTGA
- a CDS encoding alpha/beta hydrolase, translating into MVTTSDLLALVQAKGAQALFSLPTPAVRRLAGRPVEVDGRTLDPEMQLLLRVMGLNGPAVETLSITRGRRVYTEAFRMLGGRQPVGAVTDRTIDGPEGPVGLRFYTPRGLSGRSQALVYLHGGGWVYGDLDAYDAVCSFLAEEAQVRVVSVDYRLAPEAQFPAGFDDVWAAWRWVTEHAPGLGIEPGAIAIGGDSAGGNLSALVAQHAARSDDVVAPAFQLLIYPATDFVEERPSRTRLGEGFLLTKAFMDQCEENYLAGDEDRADVRLSPLRQDAHGVAPAYLVTAGFDPLRDEGTAYAEHLRAAGVRVEHVEESGLIHGFANMVGIGRSAPRAMRRAAAALQRGLS; encoded by the coding sequence ATGGTGACGACGTCGGACCTGCTGGCGCTGGTGCAGGCCAAGGGTGCCCAGGCCCTCTTCTCCCTCCCGACCCCGGCCGTCCGGCGGCTCGCCGGCCGACCGGTCGAGGTCGACGGGCGCACGCTCGACCCCGAGATGCAGCTGCTGCTGCGGGTGATGGGTCTCAACGGTCCGGCGGTGGAGACGCTGTCGATCACCCGCGGCCGTCGCGTGTACACCGAGGCGTTCCGGATGCTGGGCGGTCGTCAGCCCGTCGGCGCGGTCACCGACCGCACGATCGACGGGCCGGAGGGTCCGGTCGGCCTGCGCTTCTACACGCCGCGCGGGCTCAGCGGCCGGTCGCAGGCGCTCGTCTACCTGCACGGCGGCGGCTGGGTCTACGGCGACCTGGACGCGTACGACGCCGTGTGCTCCTTCCTCGCCGAGGAGGCGCAGGTGCGGGTCGTCTCGGTCGACTACCGGCTGGCTCCCGAGGCGCAGTTCCCTGCCGGGTTCGACGACGTCTGGGCGGCGTGGCGGTGGGTCACCGAGCACGCGCCGGGCCTCGGCATCGAGCCGGGCGCGATCGCGATCGGCGGCGACAGCGCCGGAGGCAACCTGTCGGCGCTCGTCGCGCAGCACGCGGCCCGGTCCGACGACGTCGTCGCGCCCGCGTTCCAGCTGCTGATCTACCCGGCCACCGACTTCGTCGAGGAGCGACCGAGCCGGACCCGTCTCGGCGAGGGCTTCCTGCTGACCAAGGCGTTCATGGACCAGTGCGAGGAGAACTACCTCGCGGGCGACGAGGACCGCGCCGACGTCCGGCTCTCACCGCTGCGTCAGGACGCGCACGGCGTGGCGCCCGCCTACCTCGTGACCGCCGGCTTCGACCCGCTGCGCGACGAGGGCACGGCCTACGCCGAGCACCTGCGCGCGGCGGGCGTGCGGGTCGAGCACGTGGAGGAGAGCGGGCTCATCCACGGCTTCGCCAACATGGTCGGCATCGGGAGGTCCGCGCCGCGCGCCATGCGTCGCGCGGCGGCGGCCCTGCAGCGGGGGCTCAGCTAG
- a CDS encoding MoaD/ThiS family protein, giving the protein MTVRYWAAARAAAGVESEQVSAGTLAEAVDEAVRRHDGDQRLRAVLDMCSVLVGEVPVGRRDRTQVGLDDGALVEFLPPFAGG; this is encoded by the coding sequence GTGACGGTGCGCTACTGGGCTGCGGCGCGGGCCGCGGCCGGGGTCGAGAGCGAGCAGGTGTCGGCCGGCACCCTCGCGGAGGCCGTCGACGAGGCGGTGCGCCGACACGACGGCGACCAGCGGCTGCGCGCCGTGCTCGACATGTGCTCCGTCCTCGTGGGGGAGGTGCCCGTCGGGCGTCGCGACCGCACCCAGGTGGGTCTCGACGACGGGGCTCTCGTGGAGTTCCTGCCGCCGTTCGCCGGCGGCTGA
- the mshD gene encoding mycothiol synthase, translated as MKNSRDRRYGGMVLVWTAVGVLFTFVTGNPVWAGAFLAIGAALAESQRGETGPTTSTSAAPATAGEEPADDHGLLALNHAAHQADGVEPFNEATRLAVGAGDPLRVGRVVDGGVAAAVAVGDAPVELTVHPDHRRQGRGRALASELLDAGEHRFWAHGDLPGAQALASSLGLEPVRTLLVLRREGGEPVVEQVPAGTTIRTFRPDDADAVVRVNGRAFAHHPEQGAMDRADFDRRAASDWFDPEGLFVAEDEQGQVVGFHWTKVEAPAWGEPPVGEVYVVGVDPDHHGGGLGTALTARGLRHLAESGVDVVDLYVEGDNGPALAVYRRLGFVERARDVLYARPSAS; from the coding sequence GTGAAGAACTCTCGCGACCGTCGGTACGGCGGCATGGTGCTCGTCTGGACGGCCGTCGGCGTCCTGTTCACGTTCGTCACCGGCAACCCTGTCTGGGCCGGCGCGTTCCTCGCGATCGGCGCCGCGCTCGCCGAGTCCCAGCGCGGCGAGACCGGACCCACGACCTCCACGTCAGCAGCACCCGCCACCGCCGGCGAGGAGCCCGCGGACGACCACGGGCTGCTGGCCCTGAACCACGCCGCCCACCAGGCCGACGGGGTGGAGCCGTTCAACGAGGCCACCCGCCTCGCCGTCGGCGCCGGCGACCCGCTGCGCGTCGGGCGCGTGGTCGATGGTGGCGTCGCCGCCGCCGTCGCCGTGGGTGACGCACCGGTGGAGCTCACGGTGCACCCCGACCACCGGCGCCAGGGTCGCGGTCGCGCCCTTGCGAGCGAGCTGCTCGACGCCGGCGAGCACCGGTTCTGGGCGCACGGCGACCTGCCCGGGGCGCAGGCGCTCGCGTCGTCGCTCGGGCTCGAGCCGGTCCGCACCCTGCTCGTGCTGCGCCGCGAGGGCGGCGAGCCGGTCGTCGAGCAGGTCCCCGCGGGCACCACGATCCGCACGTTCCGGCCCGACGACGCCGACGCCGTCGTCCGCGTCAACGGTCGCGCCTTCGCCCACCACCCGGAGCAGGGTGCGATGGACCGCGCCGACTTCGACCGGCGCGCCGCTAGCGACTGGTTCGACCCCGAGGGCCTCTTCGTCGCCGAGGACGAGCAGGGCCAGGTGGTCGGGTTCCACTGGACGAAGGTCGAGGCCCCCGCCTGGGGCGAGCCGCCGGTCGGCGAGGTGTACGTCGTCGGCGTCGATCCGGACCACCACGGCGGCGGGCTGGGCACGGCGCTCACCGCCCGCGGGCTGCGACACCTGGCCGAGTCGGGCGTGGACGTCGTCGACCTCTACGTCGAGGGCGACAACGGCCCCGCGCTCGCGGTGTACCGCAGGCTCGGCTTCGTCGAGCGGGCGCGCGACGTGCTCTACGCGCGGCCCTCGGCTAGCTGA
- a CDS encoding RNA degradosome polyphosphate kinase, whose translation MDTTDLDLPAVENPSSPDEFDVDPPYEPVDDALPADRFLDRELSWIAFNARVLELAQDPHLPLLERVRFLSIFGSNLDEFFMVRIAGLKRRIAAGVAVPSASGFHPKDVLANSLEASHRLMVEQARTFVDDVVPALADAGIHLVRWDDLDAQEREEVAATYRERVFPVLTPLAVDPAHPFPYISGLSLNLALVLRNPETGKQHFARVKVPPIIDRWMVTSAGRHVPLEDVIAAHLDLLFPGMEIVAHHVFRVTRNEDLEVEEDDAENLLKALEKELLRRRFGPPVRLEVEESIDEEVLDLLVTELGIRHGEVFRLQGPLDLRSLGEIADLDRPELKFDPFVPGTHEHLAEVETASPADLFGTLRRRDVLVHHPYDSFATSVQRFIEQAAADPHVLAIKQTLYRTSGDSPIIDSLVDAARAGKQVLVLVEIKARFDEQANIRWARKLERAGCHVVYGLVGLKTHCKLALVVRAEPDGLRRYAHLGTGNYNPKTARLYEDFGLLTSDPDITNDLLELFNSLSGFAQQGDYRSLMVAPSGLREGLLERIHQEIAHHRAGRPAGIAFKVNSLVDEAVIDGLYEASRAGVPVRLVIRGICTLRPGVPGLSENIEVRSVLGRFLEHSRVYWFGGGGEPEAWIGSADLMHRNLDRRVEVLVRVPSEEHTQVLGDLLERMADDKTSSWHLGADGTWTRHPSGRDVQAELIARARKRRSRLS comes from the coding sequence GTGGACACCACCGATCTGGACCTGCCTGCGGTCGAGAACCCCTCGTCGCCCGACGAGTTCGACGTCGACCCGCCGTACGAGCCCGTCGACGACGCGCTGCCGGCCGACCGGTTCCTCGACCGGGAGCTGTCGTGGATCGCGTTCAACGCCCGCGTGCTGGAGCTCGCCCAGGACCCCCACCTGCCGCTGCTCGAGCGGGTGCGGTTCCTGTCGATCTTCGGCAGCAACCTCGACGAGTTCTTCATGGTCCGCATCGCCGGCCTCAAGCGCCGCATCGCGGCCGGCGTGGCGGTGCCGTCCGCGAGCGGCTTCCACCCCAAGGACGTGCTCGCCAACAGCCTCGAGGCCAGCCACCGTCTGATGGTCGAGCAGGCGCGGACCTTCGTCGACGACGTCGTGCCCGCGCTCGCCGACGCCGGCATCCACCTCGTCCGCTGGGACGACCTCGACGCGCAGGAGCGCGAGGAGGTCGCCGCCACCTACCGCGAGCGCGTCTTCCCGGTGCTCACCCCGCTGGCCGTCGACCCCGCACACCCGTTCCCGTACATCTCGGGCCTGTCGCTGAACCTCGCCCTCGTCCTGCGCAACCCCGAGACCGGCAAGCAGCACTTCGCGCGGGTGAAGGTGCCGCCGATCATCGACCGCTGGATGGTCACGAGCGCCGGCCGCCACGTGCCCCTCGAGGACGTCATCGCCGCGCACCTCGACCTGCTGTTCCCGGGCATGGAGATCGTCGCCCACCACGTCTTCCGCGTGACCCGCAACGAGGACCTCGAGGTCGAGGAGGACGACGCGGAGAACCTCCTCAAGGCGCTCGAGAAGGAGCTGCTGCGCCGTCGCTTCGGCCCGCCGGTGCGCCTGGAGGTCGAGGAGTCGATCGACGAGGAGGTGCTCGACCTGCTCGTCACCGAGCTCGGCATCCGCCACGGCGAGGTCTTCCGCCTGCAGGGTCCGCTCGACCTGCGCAGCCTCGGCGAGATCGCCGACCTGGACCGCCCGGAGCTCAAGTTCGACCCGTTCGTGCCCGGCACGCACGAGCACCTGGCCGAGGTCGAGACCGCCAGCCCGGCCGACCTGTTCGGCACGCTGCGCCGGCGCGACGTCCTCGTGCACCACCCGTACGACTCGTTCGCGACCAGCGTGCAGCGTTTCATCGAGCAGGCCGCCGCCGACCCGCACGTGCTTGCGATCAAGCAGACCCTCTACCGCACGTCGGGCGACTCGCCCATCATCGACTCGCTCGTCGACGCCGCCCGCGCCGGCAAGCAGGTGCTCGTGCTGGTCGAGATCAAGGCGCGCTTCGACGAGCAGGCCAACATCCGCTGGGCCCGCAAGCTCGAGCGCGCCGGCTGCCACGTCGTGTACGGGCTCGTCGGGCTGAAGACGCACTGCAAGCTGGCGCTGGTCGTCCGCGCAGAGCCCGACGGCCTGCGCCGCTACGCCCACCTCGGCACCGGCAACTACAACCCGAAGACGGCCCGCCTGTACGAGGACTTCGGGCTCCTCACGAGCGACCCGGACATCACGAACGACCTGCTCGAGCTGTTCAACTCGCTGTCCGGGTTCGCGCAGCAGGGCGACTACCGGAGCCTCATGGTGGCGCCGTCGGGCCTGCGCGAGGGTCTGCTCGAGCGCATCCACCAGGAGATCGCCCACCACCGCGCCGGCCGACCCGCAGGGATCGCGTTCAAGGTGAACTCGCTCGTCGACGAGGCCGTCATCGACGGGCTGTACGAGGCGTCGCGCGCGGGCGTGCCCGTGCGCCTGGTCATCCGCGGGATCTGCACCCTGCGTCCGGGCGTGCCGGGGCTCAGCGAGAACATCGAGGTCCGCAGCGTCCTCGGTCGCTTCCTCGAGCACAGCCGCGTGTACTGGTTCGGCGGCGGAGGCGAGCCGGAGGCCTGGATCGGGTCGGCCGACCTGATGCACCGCAACCTCGACCGTCGCGTCGAGGTGCTGGTGCGGGTGCCGAGCGAGGAGCACACGCAGGTGCTGGGCGACCTGCTCGAGCGCATGGCCGACGACAAGACCAGCTCCTGGCACCTCGGCGCCGACGGCACCTGGACCCGCCACCCCTCGGGTCGCGACGTCCAGGCCGAGCTCATCGCCCGCGCGAGGAAGCGCCGCAGCCGCCTCTCCTGA
- a CDS encoding thioredoxin family protein, producing MTGVIVLLVALAATGLVALLLRRRDGRFSTPASAAPASSVAVGGVQEPDPGASPDVPTEPREVLTAEEIGGPLGDRLTFVQFSSAFCSPCRATRALLSDVVATRPDVAHVEVDAESHLDLVRQLNIMRTPTVLVVGPDGTVLSRASGLPRRDQVLAVLDA from the coding sequence GTGACCGGTGTGATCGTCCTGCTCGTCGCCCTCGCAGCGACCGGCCTCGTGGCCTTGCTGCTGCGACGTCGTGACGGTCGGTTCTCCACCCCCGCGTCCGCCGCGCCAGCGTCGTCGGTGGCCGTCGGGGGAGTGCAGGAGCCGGACCCGGGTGCGTCACCCGACGTGCCGACGGAGCCGCGCGAGGTGCTCACGGCGGAGGAGATCGGCGGCCCGCTGGGTGACCGGCTGACCTTCGTCCAGTTCTCGAGCGCCTTCTGCAGCCCCTGTCGTGCCACACGTGCTCTCCTGAGCGACGTCGTGGCGACCCGTCCCGACGTCGCCCACGTCGAGGTCGACGCCGAGTCCCACCTCGACCTGGTGCGCCAGCTGAACATCATGCGCACCCCGACGGTCCTCGTCGTCGGGCCCGACGGGACGGTGCTCAGCCGGGCCTCGGGCCTGCCGCGCCGCGACCAGGTGCTCGCCGTCCTCGACGCCTGA
- a CDS encoding sulfurtransferase, translated as MSRDTALVTADWVEEHLDDPKVVLIEVDEDVEAYDKGHIPGAIKLDWKKDLQDGVRHDFISKEKLEKLLSEKGVANDDTVVFYGGNNNWFAAYAYWYLTYYGHENLRLLDGGRKKWELDSRELSSDVPDRPATTYTAQEPNEAVRAYRDEVVEAIGSKNLIDVRSPDEYAGRLLAPAHLPQEAAQIAGHIPTAGNVPWSKAANDDGTFKKDEELKALYADAGLDEGKDTIAYCRIGERSSHTWFVLNEILGYPNVKNYDGSWSEYGSLRGVPVAVGDDRGEA; from the coding sequence ATGAGCCGCGACACCGCGCTCGTCACCGCCGACTGGGTCGAGGAGCACCTCGACGACCCGAAGGTCGTCCTCATCGAGGTCGACGAGGACGTCGAGGCCTACGACAAGGGCCACATCCCCGGCGCGATCAAGCTCGACTGGAAGAAGGACCTGCAGGACGGCGTCCGCCACGACTTCATCTCCAAGGAGAAGCTCGAGAAGCTGCTCTCGGAGAAGGGTGTCGCCAACGACGACACGGTCGTCTTCTACGGCGGCAACAACAACTGGTTCGCGGCCTATGCCTACTGGTACCTGACCTACTACGGCCACGAGAACCTGCGCCTGCTCGACGGCGGCCGCAAGAAGTGGGAGCTCGACAGCCGTGAGCTGTCCTCCGACGTCCCGGACCGTCCGGCCACCACGTATACGGCGCAGGAGCCGAACGAGGCCGTCCGCGCCTACCGCGACGAGGTCGTCGAGGCCATCGGCTCGAAGAACCTCATCGACGTGCGCAGCCCCGACGAGTACGCCGGTCGCCTGCTCGCCCCCGCGCACCTGCCGCAGGAGGCCGCCCAGATCGCCGGCCACATCCCCACCGCGGGCAACGTGCCGTGGAGCAAGGCCGCCAACGACGACGGCACGTTCAAGAAGGACGAGGAGCTCAAGGCCCTCTACGCCGACGCCGGCCTCGACGAGGGCAAGGACACCATCGCCTACTGCCGCATCGGCGAGCGCAGCTCGCACACGTGGTTCGTGCTGAACGAGATCCTCGGCTACCCGAACGTCAAGAACTACGACGGCTCCTGGAGCGAGTACGGCTCGCTGCGCGGCGTTCCCGTCGCCGTCGGCGACGACCGCGGGGAGGCCTGA
- a CDS encoding winged helix-turn-helix transcriptional regulator, which translates to MSHLLLLTKSTQSSVEVLPALALLPHHVKILPAEASALIDAPPSDAVLVDGRHDLAQVRSLTRVIRTTGIECPLVLILTEGGLAVAASDWGMDDVILTTAGPAELEARLRLAIGRVAAGQGAEDDSHVIASSGLVVDEATYTAKLENRTLDLTFKEFELLKFLAQHPGRVFTRQQLLQEVWGYDYFGGTRTVDVHVRRLRAKLGTEHETLIGTVRNVGYRFVATTAEADEPAARRSTSVPGPGARA; encoded by the coding sequence GTGTCACACCTCTTGCTCCTGACCAAGAGCACCCAGTCCTCGGTGGAGGTGCTGCCCGCCCTCGCGCTGCTGCCCCACCACGTCAAGATCCTCCCGGCGGAGGCCAGCGCGCTCATCGACGCGCCACCCTCCGACGCCGTCCTCGTCGACGGCCGCCACGACCTCGCGCAGGTCCGCAGCCTCACCCGCGTCATCCGCACCACGGGGATCGAGTGCCCCCTGGTGCTGATCCTCACTGAGGGCGGACTCGCCGTCGCCGCCTCCGACTGGGGCATGGACGACGTCATCCTCACGACCGCCGGCCCGGCGGAGCTGGAGGCCCGGCTGCGGCTGGCCATCGGCCGCGTGGCCGCCGGCCAGGGCGCCGAGGACGACTCCCACGTCATCGCCTCCAGCGGTCTCGTCGTCGACGAGGCCACCTACACGGCCAAGCTGGAGAACCGCACGCTCGACCTCACGTTCAAGGAGTTCGAGCTCCTGAAGTTCCTCGCCCAGCACCCGGGCCGGGTCTTCACCCGCCAGCAGCTGCTGCAGGAGGTGTGGGGCTACGACTACTTCGGCGGCACCCGCACGGTCGACGTCCACGTCCGACGGCTGCGCGCCAAGCTGGGCACCGAGCACGAGACGCTGATCGGCACCGTGCGCAACGTCGGCTACCGCTTCGTCGCGACGACGGCGGAGGCCGACGAGCCGGCCGCGCGCCGCAGCACGTCGGTGCCCGGGCCGGGCGCCCGCGCCTAG
- a CDS encoding carboxyl transferase domain-containing protein, with amino-acid sequence MDRISALDLVALVLDEGTYESWDQPIDVSGYSPDYRAAVEKAAQRSGCDESIITGRGLVRGRPVAFVLNEFGFLAGSIGRAAAQRIVSAVRRATAEGLPLLASTASGGTRMQEGTPAFVHMVDISRAIMDHRAAGLPYLVHLRHPTTGGVFASWGSLGHITVAEPGALVGFLGPKVYELLEGRPFPSGVQVSENLARRGIVDSVVLHEELPSVVDRALGLLVDPVTDATRTRRPGVEPGTPRRHGTWESIEITRAEPRVGARDVLRHGSDATVRLQGTEEGERDTAMLVAFARLDGVPCVVVGQDRTTQTPANPMGPAALREARRGMRLAAELGLPLVSLIDTPGAELSPGAEEGAIAGEIARCIAAMSTLEVPSVSVLLGQGSGGGALALLPADVVVATENAWLSPLPPEGASAIVHGDVDHAPQMAQQQRVSALDLQETGTVHHVVPEPEDDSPEALARAVAAEVGHQLRGLLDARGANGLPSTHA; translated from the coding sequence ATGGACCGCATCAGCGCGCTGGACCTGGTCGCGCTGGTCCTCGACGAGGGCACCTACGAGTCCTGGGACCAGCCGATCGACGTGTCCGGATACTCACCGGACTACCGTGCGGCCGTCGAGAAGGCGGCACAGCGCTCGGGCTGCGACGAGTCGATCATCACCGGTCGCGGTCTCGTCCGCGGCCGCCCCGTCGCGTTCGTCCTGAACGAGTTCGGGTTCCTCGCCGGCTCGATCGGTCGTGCCGCGGCGCAGCGCATCGTCTCGGCCGTCCGGCGTGCCACGGCCGAGGGCCTGCCGCTGCTCGCCTCGACCGCCTCGGGCGGCACGCGCATGCAGGAGGGCACGCCCGCGTTCGTGCACATGGTCGACATCTCCCGCGCGATCATGGACCACCGCGCCGCCGGCCTGCCGTACCTCGTGCACCTGCGGCACCCGACCACGGGCGGCGTGTTCGCGTCGTGGGGGTCGCTGGGCCACATCACGGTGGCCGAGCCCGGCGCTCTCGTGGGGTTCTTGGGGCCGAAGGTCTACGAGCTGCTGGAGGGGCGACCGTTCCCGTCCGGGGTCCAGGTCAGCGAGAACCTCGCCCGACGCGGCATCGTCGACTCCGTCGTGCTGCACGAGGAGCTGCCGTCCGTCGTCGACCGTGCGCTCGGCCTGCTCGTCGACCCCGTCACCGACGCGACCCGCACCCGACGTCCGGGCGTCGAGCCGGGCACGCCGCGGCGTCACGGCACGTGGGAGTCGATCGAGATCACCCGCGCCGAGCCGCGGGTGGGCGCGCGCGACGTGCTGCGCCACGGCAGCGACGCCACCGTGCGGCTCCAGGGCACCGAGGAGGGCGAGCGCGACACCGCGATGCTGGTGGCGTTCGCCAGGCTCGACGGCGTGCCGTGCGTGGTGGTCGGGCAGGACCGCACCACCCAGACCCCGGCCAACCCGATGGGTCCGGCCGCGCTGCGCGAGGCGCGGCGCGGCATGCGCCTGGCGGCCGAGCTGGGCCTGCCGCTCGTCTCCCTCATCGACACCCCGGGCGCGGAGCTGTCGCCGGGCGCCGAGGAGGGGGCGATCGCCGGCGAGATCGCCCGCTGCATCGCTGCGATGTCGACGCTGGAGGTGCCGTCGGTCTCCGTGCTCCTCGGCCAGGGCAGCGGCGGCGGGGCCCTCGCCCTGCTTCCGGCCGACGTCGTGGTCGCCACCGAGAACGCGTGGCTGTCGCCGCTGCCGCCCGAGGGCGCCAGCGCGATCGTGCACGGCGACGTCGACCACGCACCGCAGATGGCGCAGCAGCAGCGCGTCTCGGCCCTCGACCTGCAGGAGACCGGCACCGTGCACCACGTCGTGCCCGAGCCCGAGGACGACTCGCCCGAGGCCCTGGCCCGTGCGGTCGCGGCGGAGGTCGGCCACCAGCTGCGCGGGCTGCTCGACGCCCGCGGCGCGAACGGGCTCCCCTCGACCCACGCCTAG
- a CDS encoding LPXTG cell wall anchor domain-containing protein translates to MKKHLAALVASVVAAVGLVALPSATLAPAQGATLPYPVLVCDIQVSKTRVAPGETFTATVTADVPTTITATYEGQTRSASNTKKLVATFTAPQVTRSTSTTVRAICGDKAGSGAEVVVAPSGGSNGDGGSQGDSDADGGSQGDADADGGSQGDADVSADGGSQSDADADGGSQGDADVNADGLGSQGDADVNAGGAGTDGVADADAGTEDRNGILPGTGGTDFWLLVLGALLVLAGVGAVVARRRRDG, encoded by the coding sequence ATGAAGAAGCACCTTGCGGCACTCGTCGCCTCGGTCGTCGCCGCCGTCGGACTGGTGGCACTGCCGTCCGCGACGCTCGCCCCCGCCCAGGGAGCGACCCTGCCGTACCCCGTGCTGGTGTGCGACATCCAGGTCTCGAAGACCCGCGTCGCGCCCGGTGAGACGTTCACGGCGACCGTGACGGCCGACGTCCCGACGACGATCACCGCCACCTACGAAGGCCAGACGCGCTCGGCCAGCAACACGAAGAAGCTGGTCGCGACGTTCACCGCGCCGCAGGTCACGCGGAGCACCTCGACCACCGTGCGCGCCATCTGCGGCGACAAGGCCGGGTCGGGTGCCGAGGTCGTCGTGGCCCCCTCGGGCGGCTCCAACGGCGACGGCGGCTCGCAGGGCGACTCCGACGCCGACGGTGGCTCCCAGGGCGACGCCGACGCCGACGGCGGCTCCCAGGGTGACGCCGACGTCAGCGCCGACGGTGGCTCGCAGAGCGACGCCGACGCCGACGGTGGCTCCCAGGGCGACGCCGACGTGAACGCCGACGGCCTGGGCTCGCAGGGCGACGCCGACGTGAACGCGGGCGGTGCCGGCACCGACGGCGTGGCCGACGCCGACGCCGGCACGGAGGACCGCAACGGCATCCTGCCCGGCACCGGTGGCACCGACTTCTGGCTGCTCGTCCTCGGCGCGCTGCTCGTCCTCGCCGGTGTGGGCGCCGTGGTCGCCCGTCGCCGTCGCGACGGCTGA